AGAAGGAGATGCCGGCACAACGAATGCTATTTTTAACGTGGTTTTAAATAGCGCTTCTAGTCAAGTTATTACCCTTAACTATACGACGACGGATGATAGTGCAATTGCCGGCAGCGACTATACCACCACATCGGGAACGTTAACCTTTGCTGCCGGAGAAACAATAAAAACGATTATTGTGCCGATTTTGGGTAATACAGAAGATGAATCAGAAGAAAGCTTTTTTGTCAATCTTTCTAATGCTACCAACGGCATATTCACGACGAATTTAGGGACTGGTACGATTGCTAATGACGATACGCCGATTCCAACACCAACACCGATTCCAACGCCAACACCAACGCCGGTTCCAACACCAACCCCGATTCCAACGCCTACACCAACGCCGGTTCCAACGCCTAGACCAATAATACCAATTCTAGCATCTACACCAATACCTATGGCTACACAACCTATTGATCAAGAGTGCAATTGTCCCATAGTCACTATTCCTAACCCGATTACTCTACCGCTCGGTAATACATCTGAGACGATTTTTACCGCACCGCAAAGTGGCGATGTGGGGAGTGACACACTCCAGGGAAGCGCGAGTAATGATAGCATTGTCGGCGACAGTGGCAATGATTTTGTTTTGGGTGAAGCGGGTAACGATCACTTAATTGGTGGAGACGGAAACGATAGCCTACAAGGCGGTTTGGGAAGTAATGTTCCTGTGGGAAATGAACTTGATCGTGACTCGATTGAAGGGAACGCTGGCAATGATTCTTTGTTTGGTAATGAAGGTCAAGATACCATTTTTGGCGGCAACGGTGAGGATCTGATCTGGGGAGGTAAAGATAACGACTGGTTATGGGGTGAAGACGGTTATGATACCCTCTATGGAAATTTAGGAAACGATTTTATTTTTGGAGGTAAAGGGAATAGTGATTCTGTCGGAGATATTCTTGAACAGGATTTAATCTATGGTCAAGATGGTAACGATTATCTCAATGGCAATGAAGGCAATGATATTGTTGACGGTGGCAATGGTAATGACTGGATTCATGGGGGAAAAGATGACGATTTGATCGTGGGTGATCTTGACAATGATACTCTGTTCGGTGACATGGGAAATGATATCTTGCGTGGCCGAGGTGAGGCATCGGAATTCAATGATCCGGAAGGACGAGATTGGTTATTTGGCGGCAGTGGGGATGATTTTCTCGATGGCTACGAGGGGGATGATAGCCTTTTTGGCGGCGAAGGCAATGATACCCTGCGTGGCGAAGCTAGTAACATACCTGGCGCTCCAAATAGTGATCTGCTGATGGGAGAAGCCGGCAATGATCTCATATTCGGTGACACCGGAAATGATACGTTGTGTGGGGATGAAGGAGATGATACTTTAGTTGGCAAGAATGACAACAATCTGCTCAACTTATCCCCACTCACTGAACAAGATGATCTTTGTGGCGGCGCAGGGAATGATTTATTGGTTGCTAATGAGGGAATTGATACGCTGAATGGCGGAGATGGAAATGATTCTCTCTATGGAGGGAAACATAATGATACTCTCTATGGAAGTACCGGCAATGATTGGTTATCGGGTGATTTAGGGAAGGATTGGATAGCCGGCGGTTCGGGAAATGATAATTTTGTTTTCTCAGCTACAATTGCCGATCTTGAGACGGCTATTGAGTTTGGTCAAGATATGAGTGGCGATATAATAGCTGATTTTATTCAAGGTGAGGATAGAATTGCTTTAGCTGCCGGTTTAACGTTTGCTCAACTCACTCTTTCTGCAAGTGGGAATGATACCTTGGTGAAAGTTGGGGATGTGTCATTAGTAACCATTCAAGGAATCGCCTCAACTGCAATCAGTGCCGGTGATTTTATCTCAATTTAATTTGTATCAAGTGGGGTGCGTGACTTACGAACCCTACTCCTGTAAGCTTTTTAAAAATTCAATATTTTCTCTGACAGTAACAGTATACGGATGCTCTAATCGTAATCGGCTCTCAAAAATCTCTAGGGCTTCTTTGTATAAAGTTTCGGCTTTGGCGTAGCATCGTTGTGACTGGTAAAGGTCGGCCAAGTTGTTGAGACCTATGGCTAAAGATGGATGGTTTTCTGGCAAGCTTTGGCGGTCGATTTCCAAGACTTGCTGGTATAAAGGTTCCGCTTCGCTGTAGCGTCCTTGTTCGCGGTAAAGGATGGCTAAGTTGTTGAGGTGGGAGGCTAATTGTGGATGGTTTTCTGGCAAGCTGCGATGGACGATTTCCAGTGCTTGCTTGTATAAAGGTTCGGCTTCGCTATAGCGTCCTTGTTCGCGATAAAGTTCGGCTAAGTTGTTGAGGTGGGTGGCTAAAGATGGATGGTTTTCTGGCAAGCTGCGGCGAACGATTTTCAGCGCTTGCTTGTATAAAGGTTCCGCTTCGGCGTAGCGTCGTTGTGACTCGTAAAGGATGGCTAAGTTGTTGAGACCTATGGCTAAAGATGGATGGTTTTCTGGCAAGCTTTGGCGGTCGATTTCTAAGACTTGCTGGTATAAAGGTTCGGCTTCGCTGTAGCGTCCTTGTACACGGTAAAGTTCGGCTAAGTTATTGAGGCCGATAGCTACATCTGGATGTTCGGAACCCAAGCGATGTTGTATCACTGTTACACACTGCTTTTTCCAAAATTCTGCCGGCTCATACAATGCCTGACCTTCATAAAACTGGCCTAAACCAATAAACGGCCATCTTAAATCCTCATCCTCTAGATAGTCAAACAGGTGGGAAGCAGCGGCTTCCAGATGGGGAATGGCAGGACTGAAAAAGGCTACCTCATCGCGGGTAATTCGCTCAGGAATTCGTTCTGCCACACCCGCCAATGCGGTTACAAAGGCTTGTTTTAATCGTTGAGAAATTCCCTGACACGACTCAACTTGATCGAATTCTTCTAGCTTAAACAGGCAATATTCCCGAATCAAAGGATGTAGCCGATACATTCCCGCATTTGTGCGTTCCAATAAATGCAAATTCACCAAACTCTCATCTCGCGTTTCTTCTAACTCATCTGCCTCCGCATCTGGCAAACAGTTTTCTACCAACCACCAGGGAATCGCAGCTGGGGCAAACACCCCCAACAAACACGCCAACTGCTTCGCCGCTTCATCCAATTCTTGCCAACTTAAATCAATGGCAGCCTGTACGCCGAGAGAAGCTGTCATATCGGCTTCCGATTTAGGCTTTTGTAGGGCAGGTTGTTGCAAGCGCTTCTCTTCTAAACGCCGCAGCATTTCCGCCAGAGATAAATCCGGCTTGCGCCGCAGATATCGCCCCACCAATTCCAACCCCAAGGGCAAATATCCCAGCCACGCACACAAGTTTTCTGCTTCCCCCAATTGCTGTTGAATGCGTTCATCTCCCACCAGCAAGGTTAATAACGCCATCGCCTGATCTGGGCTAAGTACATCCAGCGTCAAAGTTTGCACCTTTGCCCCCAACTGCGCCCGCGTGGTGAGCAACACTTTAAAGCGGGGTGGCATGACATCAACACAATCTTTTACTGCGTTGTAATTAGAAACATCATCAAAAATCACCAGCACATTTCCCGGCAGACATTGCTGGAAGCAATACTCAACTTTACGAATCAAAGTATCGAGTTGATCGGGTATCGCAAAATTAGGAAAATAAGCGATAGCAAATTCCACCCACTGCGCCCTCACATCCCCGGCTTTTGCCGAGAACCAATAAACCCCACCCGGATAATCATCAAGATGGCGGCGAGCATATTGCAGGGCGAGTTCAGTTTTCCCTACTCCCCCCATGCCAGAAATTGCAGAGATCGCGACTCGACTTTCCTGCTGCAACAACTCGCGGATCTTGTCTAATTCTTCTTCCCGCCCAATAAATTCCTCTGGGTTAACAATACCTTTTTGCCCCAAATTGTTGAGAGGAGTGGCAGCAGAAAGATTAACAGTTGGCGGATTTGTGGGAAGCGGTGACGATTTTGCAGCCGCTTTCTTGGATTTTTCAGGACGTTTGGCTTCCCACTCAATATCAAACTGCCTGAGATTCTCTGCTTTATCTTTGTGCCACAGTTTCAGCGTAAAATGCCACTCTTCTGATCCTTGGGTGGCGCTGCGGTTATCTTCCAAAATTCCCAAGAAATCTTCTAAACGGTTGATTGCTTCCCGAACTTGGGCGGCAGTTAATTTGCCTTCGTAACTATCCTTTAGCGTCAATTCTTCCAGACATCTGCGCTTTCCCCGGATCACAACCTGCGTCTCGCACTGCCAGGTATGCTGAATGGATATTTTATCCTCATATTCATTATTGGCGTAAGCCAGTAAGGCTTCAAACAGACGCTTCACCCGTGCTTTGACTTCTTCACCGTAGGAACGCCGCGCCATAGAATAATTGGGGATTAAAGATTGGGGATTGGGGACTTGCAACACTACAAAGTTTGGGGATACCCTAAACCATTCATCTACCCCAAACTGCTGATTTCTCTGATTATACACAGCTTTTCAGAGTGGCAAGTGAGCAGTTGCTTTGCCTCACTACCCCAAAAATATCGTGAAATTCAACAACGAGAAAGAGGTTGAATTCCATGAACCCGCAACAACGCAAACCCAAATTTTCCCCGCACCAAATCTTTAGTGCCATTCTGATAATTAAATGTGCAATCGGTGTGGGTGCCGGCTACATTAATCCCGATTTAGGCACTGCAGTAGGTGTAGGAATGACAATTGTTGATATCGTTACTTACAAGGATAAAAATAATAAAGATGAATAATGCTTAATCTAAGGGTGCCGGCAGCGTGCCGGTATCCCTCCAAACTGTTATTTGAGGGAGCAAGATGCTCCCACTCCCCCAATCTTTTTGTAAATTTGTAGCGCCGGCAAGATGCCGGGTTCCTTTTCCCTTTCCCTCAATTCTCACAGTAATTTCGCCTGTTGAATCCACTGCGCCACTTCTTCAACAGAGGGACAAAGATCGCGGCGTTGCAGGGTTGCCACTTGCAGGCGCAGAATTTGTTGATGTAATCTGTGAGTCGGCGTTTGCGCTAATTGCGTCACAGAAGCGATGCCGGCGTGCAGCAAAAGTCCGCAATACCGGCAGCCAACGCTAGGAATGCGAGCGAGATTTGCCAGCGCCACCCATTTATTAACATATTGAATGTGAATTTGCAATTGATTTGCCAGCGCTAACCGGCTTGCAGGAGTGCCGGCTTTTTTAATCAGTTGTGCTGTGGTGGTAATGCCGCATTCTTCAAGTTGAGATTGATTTTGAGCGCTCAATCCCGGCAATTGATCAATGGGCCAATTCCGCCCTTGGCTCGCACTTTGATGAGTTTGCTTAGAAGTTTTCATAAAATTTTTGACTAAATGACCTATCTAAAATCTACAATCTAAAATACCCAATCTGTCATTGACATTATTATGCACATTCCTAAAGATTTCTCTATGGCACCGGCACTACGTCGCCGCCGGCAGCAGTTAGCCAAATTAATTGATTTTCCGGTTATTCTTTGGTCAGGACGCAGTTGTTCCCGCAATTTTCCCGCCAATACTTATCCTTTTCGCGCCAGCAGTCACTTTCTTTATTTTGCCGGCTTGCCAATAGAAAATGCCGCAATTCGCTTAGAAGCCGGTAAATTAGAACTGTTTATGGATGATGCGCCGACTGATAGTGCGCTATGGCATGGAGAAATGCCCAAACGTGATGAAATTGCTGCCGTTATTGGTGCAGATGCCGCATTTCCCATGACAGAATTGCCATCCCGCGCTAATGATGCCGGCACCATTGCTGTGCAAAATATGGCAACCCAACAGCAACAGTCTCAAGTATTAAATCGGCCTATTTTTCCTGCCAATTCTCCCGAAGGAATTGATTTAGAATTAACCAAAGCAATCATCTCTCTGCGCCTCACTCATGATGATGCTGCCTTAGCCGAATTGCGACAAGCCGGTGTTGTCACAGTGGAAGCGCACAAAGCCGGAATGAGAGCAACACAGACGGCCAAAATAGAAGCCGGTGTTCGTTCTGCAATGGAGAGCCATATTATATCACAGAATATGGGCTGTTCTTATTCCAGCATTGTCACTGTCTGCGGAGAAGTTTTGCACAATGATCAATATCACCACCCCCTACAACCGGGCGATTTAATGTTAGCAGATGTCGGCGCAGAAACAACTTTAGGCTGGGCAGCCGATGTCACTCGCACCTGGCCGGTTTCCGGCAAATTTTCCCCTACCCAGCGCGATATTTACGACATAGTTTTAGCCGCCCATGATGCCTGTATTGAAAAGATCCGCCCTGGCGTAGATTACCGGCATATACATCTCCTTGCTTGCCAAATTATCGCCCAAGGATTAGTCGATTTAGGGATTTTGCGCGGTTCCGCTGAATATTTAGTAGAAATGGATGTTCACGCCTTATTTTTCCCCCACGGAATCGGACATTTACTCGGTTTAGATGTCCACGATATGGAAGATTTGGGAGATTTGGCCGGTTACGAAGAAGATCGAGTCAGAAGTCATCGCTTTGGCTTAGGCTATCTCCGCTTAAATCGCCTGTTGAGTGCGGGAATGTTAGTTACGATTGAGCCAGGATTTTATCAAGTGCCGGCGATTTTAAATGATCCAACTTTACGCTCAAAACATCAGAATCTTGTGAATTGGGATAAGTTAGAAAAATTCGCCGATGTGCGCGGAATTCGGATAGAAGATGATGTGTTAGTCACACAAAAAGGCACTGAAATTTTGACAGCAGCTTTGCCGAATAAAGCCGAAGAAGTTGAGGATTTGATTGGAGCCAATTGACTTGATTAATTCAGAAAAATAACTTTAATTGGGTTGAAGAAAATAAAGTTATTTTTCCCTTCATGATTAGACAACAAACTTAT
This genomic window from Microcoleus sp. FACHB-672 contains:
- a CDS encoding tetratricopeptide repeat protein; the protein is MYNQRNQQFGVDEWFRVSPNFVVLQVPNPQSLIPNYSMARRSYGEEVKARVKRLFEALLAYANNEYEDKISIQHTWQCETQVVIRGKRRCLEELTLKDSYEGKLTAAQVREAINRLEDFLGILEDNRSATQGSEEWHFTLKLWHKDKAENLRQFDIEWEAKRPEKSKKAAAKSSPLPTNPPTVNLSAATPLNNLGQKGIVNPEEFIGREEELDKIRELLQQESRVAISAISGMGGVGKTELALQYARRHLDDYPGGVYWFSAKAGDVRAQWVEFAIAYFPNFAIPDQLDTLIRKVEYCFQQCLPGNVLVIFDDVSNYNAVKDCVDVMPPRFKVLLTTRAQLGAKVQTLTLDVLSPDQAMALLTLLVGDERIQQQLGEAENLCAWLGYLPLGLELVGRYLRRKPDLSLAEMLRRLEEKRLQQPALQKPKSEADMTASLGVQAAIDLSWQELDEAAKQLACLLGVFAPAAIPWWLVENCLPDAEADELEETRDESLVNLHLLERTNAGMYRLHPLIREYCLFKLEEFDQVESCQGISQRLKQAFVTALAGVAERIPERITRDEVAFFSPAIPHLEAAASHLFDYLEDEDLRWPFIGLGQFYEGQALYEPAEFWKKQCVTVIQHRLGSEHPDVAIGLNNLAELYRVQGRYSEAEPLYQQVLEIDRQSLPENHPSLAIGLNNLAILYESQRRYAEAEPLYKQALKIVRRSLPENHPSLATHLNNLAELYREQGRYSEAEPLYKQALEIVHRSLPENHPQLASHLNNLAILYREQGRYSEAEPLYQQVLEIDRQSLPENHPSLAIGLNNLADLYQSQRCYAKAETLYKEALEIFESRLRLEHPYTVTVRENIEFLKSLQE
- a CDS encoding DUF4332 domain-containing protein, which translates into the protein MKTSKQTHQSASQGRNWPIDQLPGLSAQNQSQLEECGITTTAQLIKKAGTPASRLALANQLQIHIQYVNKWVALANLARIPSVGCRYCGLLLHAGIASVTQLAQTPTHRLHQQILRLQVATLQRRDLCPSVEEVAQWIQQAKLL
- a CDS encoding aminopeptidase P family protein, translating into MHIPKDFSMAPALRRRRQQLAKLIDFPVILWSGRSCSRNFPANTYPFRASSHFLYFAGLPIENAAIRLEAGKLELFMDDAPTDSALWHGEMPKRDEIAAVIGADAAFPMTELPSRANDAGTIAVQNMATQQQQSQVLNRPIFPANSPEGIDLELTKAIISLRLTHDDAALAELRQAGVVTVEAHKAGMRATQTAKIEAGVRSAMESHIISQNMGCSYSSIVTVCGEVLHNDQYHHPLQPGDLMLADVGAETTLGWAADVTRTWPVSGKFSPTQRDIYDIVLAAHDACIEKIRPGVDYRHIHLLACQIIAQGLVDLGILRGSAEYLVEMDVHALFFPHGIGHLLGLDVHDMEDLGDLAGYEEDRVRSHRFGLGYLRLNRLLSAGMLVTIEPGFYQVPAILNDPTLRSKHQNLVNWDKLEKFADVRGIRIEDDVLVTQKGTEILTAALPNKAEEVEDLIGAN